One Drosophila santomea strain STO CAGO 1482 chromosome X, Prin_Dsan_1.1, whole genome shotgun sequence DNA segment encodes these proteins:
- the LOC120456900 gene encoding inositol hexakisphosphate and diphosphoinositol-pentakisphosphate kinase isoform X11 → MDSDTSTSSSNSKQVVVGICAMAKKTQSKPMKEILTRLGEFEFIKLVTFEENVILREPVQNWPTCDCLVSFHSKGFPLEKAIEYAQLRNPFVLNNLHMQYDIQDRRRVYAILEKEGIEIPRYAVLDRDSPDPKHHELIESEDHVEVNGITFNKPFVEKPVSAEDHNIYIYYPTSAGGGSQRLFRKIGSRSSVYSPESRVRKTGSFIYEDFMPTDVYFSGTDVKVYTVGPDYAHAEARKSPALDGKVERDSEGKEIRYPVILNHSEKLISRKVCLAFKQTVCGFDLLRANGKSYVCDVNGFSFVKNSNKYYDDCAKILGNMILRELTPTLHIPWSVPFQLDDPPIVPTTFGKMMELRCVVAVIRHGDRTPKQKMKVEVRHPKFFEIFEKYDGYKLGHVKLKRPKQLQEILDIARFLLSEIHTKAHAEIEEKESKLEQLKNVLEMYGHFSGINRKVQMKYQPKGRPRGSSSDDTNLAADQPVEPSLVLILKWGGELTPAGRIQAEELGRIFRCMYPGGQGRSDYSGTQGLGLLRLHSTFRHDLKIYASDEGRVQMTAAAFAKGLLALEGELTPILVQMVKSANTNGLLDNDCDSSKYQNLAKGRLHELMQNDREFSKEDRELINPCNSKSITQALDFVKNPVDCCHHVHLLIRELLHIISIKKDDPKTKDAILYHGETWDLMRCRWEKIEKDFSTKSKLFDISKIPDIYDCIKYDLQHNQHTLQYDQAEELYIYAKNLADIVIPQEYGLTPQEKLAIGQGICSPLLRKIKGDLQRNIDEVEDEFMNRLNPHYSHGVASPQRHVRTRLYFTSESHVHSLLTVLRYGGLLNVVTDEQWRRAMDYISMVSELNYMSQIVIMLYEDPTKDPTSEERFHVELHFSPGVNCCVQKNLPPGPGFRPHSHGDNACNVSLQSSDESNPARIEEENDSNSGEEREGKKRGTSDQRSSDRSAERTPPAFGFNRLELRSKQFKSKPIPIGAHHTVSGHEAMDLAKRLNEELASQQQQQNQQLRPISPDIRAVSPDCEPRSRSFEQRPTSGVCAKEPVVVFPDVEEISQDPNLNYEDSSRTRTSEFGEIPHARVGAASNSDGGAHPKAHLRTAFQIRVTNSLSFFKIDSSTNELPLSDIDFSLHPATPQCGPSSHKRLHVLTMRRMESCDDGEDLEQLRHLPQISPMATNERPLSSCNCSSSAAQTHSHSKSLMDLAQVVVVSSPQETAQNQEQGCDPSTAADMSVSSFDDDFQLSSSAPAILMSADFGQRPVVASLSPMVHATTSPTASTLRLCQDMDKASASVSSSAQRKATSSSCGQLSMAASAPVVTENPFRFTVSSVGSAASNSACFVSSFEPIEEQVTSIMEIDPKALQPAPQVVYNLPTVLITGTASSTELTSTRNCNITSVTNADSAMLTPIETEINSEIGISNEIGIETKGITTTHTPCSNATVTRTDTKTAITTDPTTVTATETAEDTPMDIQTNISIGKCTPGPTPTVTTTTDITKGIRDFAPTATQTSPTTFTPSTTTTTTGAAAALFDNTATMSSNRPFTNQFQSIDPTSNDAPHQNHVHQHQHQHQHQHQHQHQHQHQHQHQHQHQHHQHQHQHQHKHQHQHQNHQNSTTSIDQQQRNSRTVNNTLNENHTTATITNNTTTTPSCCTNTIATDSQVSVSVSASVSSANSSTSSRRQRHSIAGQMSYMKMLGFGGFSKKMATSANSLFSTAVISGSSSAPNLRDMIPVSSSGFGDVPPIRPLETLHNALSLRKLDCFLQDMILAQIFKTPTGSPPRGFSKNTLPAVSSMTLTSPNQAEAIGHEPQIGRQPPISTTVTTTFDRRGSESGSTANAHLRLLSESQCPNLDDSNAEVREPLAGKMELWQRDSLKPAEEKEVTLPELETKPSLDLTMEIMEHGAAGPASFQPMNRDSLESGEGTMGDGVFLSVCEKQGSGSTCITPVSFGMDLDLSMVANKGSITLSVEGFEDDEDATLSAATTPSLPADCEPRLESCYCCPSHAEGPPEVSSDDPRFGFALSVRVTQVSPEHARPVRRAHDPVSPRIQKQICLFEGNAAPATCQEKTESSGSVGGGAILHASINLPAAGPLHLRQDARLRKFENLTQSTSNSNFPFESNTLKRVPMQTTNDYDNVSHTQSCINLKSGSSGVLGGSPQRQRGSDGGGAGASGVPAEREPPRVHYGRMMNTCCSASASPSPSPSPSPGALIVKERFIEPPKRGVVRGYHCKTQSMDADFLFNEFLLLPALAPAKLSFDSSDIDQASDDDAPSNSKQRHA, encoded by the exons ATGGACTCTGACACGAGCACCTCTTCCAGCAATAGCAAGCAGGTGGTCGTCGGCATTTGCGCGATGGCAAAGAAGACACAGTCAAAGCCAATGAAGGAGATCCTGACACGGCTTGGGGAGTTCGAGTTCATCAAACTGGTGACGTTCGAGGAGAACGTGATCCTGCGAGAACCTGTCCAAAATTGGCCCACCTGCGACTGCCTGGTGTCGTTTCACTCGAAGGGGTTTCCCCTAGAGAAAGCCATCGAGTATGCCCAGCTAAGGAATCCCTTTGTGCTGAATAACCTGCACATGCAGTACGACATTCAGGACAGGAGGAGGGTGTACGCCATTCTCGAGAAGGAGGGCATTGAGATTCCGCGCTATGCCGTCCTCGATCGCGATTCGCCGGATCCCAAAC ACCATGAGCTCATTGAATCCGAGGACCATGTGGAGGTAAATGGCATTACCTTTAACAAGCCGTTCGTTGAGAAGCCTGTGTCGGCGGAGGACCacaacatatacatatactacCCGACGTCGGCGGGCGGTGGAAGTCAGCGACTTTTCCGAAAGATCGGCAGTCGGAGCAGCGTATATTCTCCGGAGTCAAGGGTGCGAAAGACAGGATCTTTTATCTACGAGGACTTTATGCCCACCGATG TATACTTTTCAGGCACGGATGTCAAGGTGTACACCGTGGGACCGGACTACGCCCATGCCGAAGCCCGTAAAAGTCCCGCTCTGGATGGCAAAGTAGAGCGCGACAGCGAGGGGAAAGAGATCCGCTATCCAGTGATCCTCAATCATTCCGAGAAGCTCATCTCACGCAAGGTGTGCCTGGCCTTTAAGCAAACCGTCTGTGGATTCGATTTGTTGCGAGCCAACGGGAAGAGCTATGTCTGCGATGTTAACGGGTTTAGCTTCGTTAAGAACTCGAACAAGTACTATGATGACTGCGCCAAGATACTGGGTAACATGATTCTCAGGGAGCTAACACCTACCCTGCACATCCCGTGGTCAGTGCCCTTTCAATTAGACGATCCCCCCATTGTGCCCACCACTTTCGGCAAAATGATGGAGCTGCGCTGCGTGGTGGCCGTAATTAGACATGGCGATCGCAcgcccaaacaaaaaatgaaggTTGAGGTGCGGCATCCCAA ATTTTTCGAGATCTTCGAGAAGTACGACGGCTACAAGCTGGGCCACGTTAAGCTTAAGCGCCCGAAGCAGCTTCAAGAGATCCTGGACATTGCCCGCTTCCTGCTCAGTGAGATTCACACCAAAGCGCATGCTGAGATCGAGGAAAAGGAGAGCAagctggagcagctgaagAACGTTCTGGAGATGTACGGTCACTTTTCAGGCATAAACCGGAAGGTTCAAATGAAATACCAACCAAAGGGTCGTCCACGTGGCTCCAGCTCCGATGATA CCAATCTAGCAGCGGATCAGCCGGTGGAGCCCTCTCTGGTTCTCATCCTTAAGTGGGGCGGCGAACTGACGCCAGCAGGCCGCATCCAGGCGGAGGAGTTGGGCCGTATTTTTCGATGCATGTATCCAGGTGGCCAGGGAAGATCGGATTACTCGGGCACCCAAGGTCTAGGTTTGCTCAG ATTGCACTCCACATTCCGGCATGACCTAAAGATCTACGCTTCAGATGAGGGTCGTGTCCAGATGACGGCTGCCGCTTTTGCCAAGGGTTTGCTGGCCTTGGAAGGAGAACTTACACCTATTCTTGTCCAGATGGTAAAAAGCGCCAATACAAATGGACTGCTGGACAATGATTGCGACTCCAGCAAGTATCAAAACTT GGCTAAAGGTCGCCTTCACGAGCTTATGCAAAACGACCGAGAGTTTTCTAAGGAGGATCGCGAGCTGATTAATCCTTGCAATAGCAAATCGATTACCCAGGCGCTGGATTTTGTGAAAAATCCTGTGGACTGCTGTCACCACGTACACCTGCTTATCCGTGAGCTTCTTCACATTATTAGCATCAAAAAGGATGATCCGAAAACCAAGGACGCCATCTTATATCACGGCGAGACGTGGGACCTGATGCGCTGTCGCTGGGAAAAAATTGAGAAGGATTTTAGCACCAAATCCAAGTTGTTTGACATCTCGAAGATTCCAGATATATATGATTGCATCAAGTACGATCTGCAGCATAATCAGCACACGTTGCAATATGATCAGGCGGAGGAGTTGTATATCTACGCGAAGAACCTGGCTGATATAGTCATACCACAGGAGTATGGCCTGACGCCGCAGGAGAAACTGGCAATAGGTCAAGGTATCTGTTCACCATTACTAAGAAAGATCAAGGGTGATCTGCAGCGAAACATCGACGAAGTGGAAGACGAGTTTATGAACCGTTTGAATCCACATTACAGCCATGGTGTTGCAAGTCCCCAGAGGCATGTCCGCACAAGGCTCTACTTTACTAGCGAATCGCATGTCCACTCTCTGCTCACAGTTTTGCGTTATGGGGGATTGCTTAATGTGGTCACAGATGAGCAGTGGCGTCGGGCTATGGACTATATTTCGATGGTATCGGAGCTCAACTATATGTCTCAGATTGTCATTATGCTCTACGAGGACCCTACCAAAGATCCAACTTCTGAGGAACGTTTCCATGTCGAACTGCACTTTAGTCCGGGTGTAAATTGCTGTGTGCAAAAGAATTTACCACCAGGTCCGGGCTTTCGGCCGCACTCGCACGGCGACAATGCCTGCAATGTAAGTTTGCAATCCTCGGACGAGTCAAATCCTGCCAGGATTGAGGAGGAGAACGACTCGAACTCAGGAGAGGAGCGGGAGGGCAAAAAGCGAGGG ACTTCCGACCAAAGGAGTTCGGATCGCAGTGCGGAACGCACCCCCCCTGCCTTCGGATTCAACCGATTGGAGCTTAGGTCCAAGCAGTTCAAATCGAAACCCATCCCCATCGGAGCCCATCACACGGTCAGTGGCCATGAAGCCATGGATCTAGCTAAGCGGTTGAACGAGGAGCTGGcctcgcagcagcagcagcaaaaccaGCAGCTTCGACCAATCAGTCCGGATATCAGGGCAGTGAGTCCTGACTGCGAGCCACGCTCCCGGAGTTTTGAGCAGCGTCCCACGTCTGGCGTCTGTGCCAAAGAACCGG TAGTTGTTTTCCCTGATGTCGAAGAAATTTCCCAGGATCCTAATCTTAATTATGAGGATAGTTCTCGGACTCGTACTTCTGAATTCGGGGAGATTCCTCATGCTCGAGTGGGCGCTGCCAGTAACTCGGATGGGGGAGCTCATCCGAAAGCGCATCTTCGCACGGCCTTTCAGATTCGTGTTACGAATAGTCTGTCCTTCTTTAAAATTGACTCTTCGACAAACGAGCTGCCTTTGTCGGACATAGATTTTTCGCTGCATCCAGCTACTCCCCAATGCGGTCCCTCGTCGCACAAACGCCTTCACGTGTTGACCATGCGGCGGATGGAGAGTTGCGACGATGGGGAAGATCTCGAGCAGCTCCGACATCTGCCACAGATCTCGCCAATGGCTACCAATGAGCGACCCTTAAGTTCCTGCAATTGCAGTAGCTCAGCGGCCCAGACGCACTCGCACTCAAAAAGTCTAATGGACTTGGCACAAGTGGTGGTGGTGTCTTCCCCGCAAGAAACTGCCCAGAATCAGGAGCAAGGTTGTGACCCGTCAACGGCGGCGGATATGAGTGTCAGTAGTTTTGATGATGACTTTCAGTTGTCCAGCTCAGCACCGGCTATCCTGATGAGCGCAGACTTCGGTCAAAGGCCCGTGGTGGCGTCTCTTTCGCCAATGGTGCATGCCACCACTTCGCCCACTGCCTCTACTTTACGGCTCTGCCAAGACATGGACAAGGCTTCGGCTTCTGTTTCGTCCTCTGCTCAACGCAAGGCCACTAGTAGCTCCTGTGGTCAGCTGTCCATGgcagcttctgctcctgttgtGACGGAAAATCCATTTCGCTTCACTGTTTCATCCGTGGGTTCTGCAGCTTCCAATAGCGCCTGTTTTGTAAGCAGCTTCGAGCCCATAGAAGAGCAGGTCACGTCTATAATGGAGATAGATCCAAAAGCCCTGCAGCCAGCTCCTCAAGTAGTATATAATCTGCCCACTGTGCTTATTACGGGAACAGCAAGTAGTACAGAATTGACCAGCACCAGAAATTGCAATATAACGTCTGTAACGAACGCAGACTCTGCAATGCTTACACCGATAGAAACCGAAATAAATTCAGAAATAGGTATATCAAACGAGATAGGAATAGAGACAAAAGGGATTACAACCACACATACTCCCTGCAGTAATGCAACAGTAACCCGAACTGATACAAAAACAGCTATAACAACAGATCCAACAACGGTTACAGCAACAGAGACAGCAGAAGATACACCAATGGatatacaaacaaatataagTATCGGAAAATGTACACCAGGGCCTACACCAACAGTTACTACTACTACCGATATTACAAAAGGTATACGAGACTTCGCACCCACAGCCACCCAAACATCCCCAACAACATTTACACCAtccaccaccacaacaacaactggagcagcagcagctttgTTTGATAATACAGCAACAATGTCTTCTAATCGACCATTTACTAACCAATTCCAATCGATCGATCCCACTTCAAACGACGCACCACACCAAAATCATgtacatcaacatcaacatcaacatcaacatcaacatcaacatcaacatcaacatcaacatcaacatcaacaccaacatcaacatcaacatcatcaacaccaacaccaacaccaacacaaacatcaacatcaacaccAAAATCATCAAAACTCCACAACATCCATCGATCAACAACAACGAAATTCACGCACCGTCAATAACACACTGAACGAAAACCACACCACCGCCACAATTACAAACAACACTACCACGACCCCTTCTTGTTGTACCAATACCATCGCCACAGATAGCCAAGTCTCGGTGTCGGTCTCGGCATCGGTGTCATCGGCCAACTCGTCCACCTCGTCGCGTCGCCAAAGACACAGTATTGCCGGCCAGATGTCCTATATGAAAATGTTGGGTTTCGGTGGTTTTAGCAAAAAGATGGCCACCAGCGCAAATAGCCTTTTCAGCACTGCCGTCATCAGCGGCAGCTCGTCCGCTCCTAATCTTCGCGACATGATACCGGTCTCCTCATCCG GATTTGGCGATGTACCACCAATCCGCCCGCTTGAGACACTGCACAACGCCCTTTCGCTGCGCAAGCTGGACTGCTTCTTGCAGGACATGATCCTGGCGCAGATCTTTAAGACGCCGACTGGGTCTCCGCCCCGGGGTTTCTCTAAGAACACTTTGCCAGCGGTCTCCTCGATGACTCTAACCTCCCCAAATCAGGCGGAGGCGATCGGCCACGAGCCGCAAATTGGTAGACAACCGCCGATATCAACGACCGTAACGACCACCTTTGACCGGCGTGGCAGCGAGTCCGGATCCACAGCGAATGCCCATCTGCGACTTCTCTCGGAGAGCCAGTGCCCCAATCTGGACGATAGCAACGCCGAAGTGCGGGAACCGCTGGCGGGAAAGATGGAGC TTTGGCAGCGAGACAGTCTGAAGCCAGCCGAGGAGAAGGAAGTAACACTACCCGAATTGGAAACAAAGCCAAG CTTGGACCTTACCATGGAAATTATGGAGCATGGTGCCGCGGGTCCCGCCTCCTTTCAGCCGATGAATCGGGACAGCCTGGAGTCCGGCGAGGGAACGATGGGCGACGGAGTCTTTCTGAGTGTTTGCGAGAAACAGGGCAGCGGGAGCACCTGCATCACACCGGTTAGTTTTGGCATGGATCTGGACCTGAGCATGGTGGCTAACAAGGGCTCCATTACGCTGTCCGTGGAA GGGTTCGAAGATGATGAAGATGCCACTTTGTCGGCGGCCACAACACCTTCGCTTCCCGCCGACTGTGAGCCACGACTCGAGAGTTGCTACTGTTGCCCCAGCCATGCAGAGGGTCCCCCGGAGGTCTCCAGCGACGATCCACGATTTGGCTTTGCGCTGTCCGTTCGAGTCACCCAAGTTTCGCCGGAGCATGCGCGACCAGTGCGTCGTGCCCATGATCCTGTCTCTCCAAGGATACAGAAACAGATTTGCTTGTTCGAGGGAAACGCGGCTCCAGCAACGTGTCAGGAGAAGACCGAGTCAAGCGGGTCGGTTGGGGGCGGAGCAATTCTGCACGCGTCCATCAACTTGCCGGCGGCGGGACCGCTTCATCTGCGCCAGGATGCTCGGCTGCGCAAGTTCGAGAATCTCACTCAGTCCACATCGAACTCGAACTTTCCCTTCGAAAGCAACACCCTAAAGCGGGTGCCCATGCAGACCACCAATGACTACGACAACGTGAGCCACACCCAGAGCTGCATAAACCTCAAAAGTGGTAGCAGTGGAGTCCTCGGGGGATCGCCGCAGCGTCAGAGAG GATCCGATGGAGGAGGCGCAGGTGCAAGTGGAGTCCCGGCAGAGCGGGAGCCACCGCGTGTCCATTACGGACGGATGATGAACACATGCTGCTCCGCCTCGGCCTCGCCGTCCCCCTCGCCGTCTCCTTCGCCGGGAGCGCTGATTGTCAAGGAGCGGTTCATCGAACCGCCCAAGCGGGGCGTCGTGCGCGGATACCATTGCAAAACGCAATCCATGGACGCCGACTTCCTGTTCAACgagtttctgctgctgccggcCTTGGCGCCCGCCAAGCTATCCTTTGATAGTTCCGATATCGATCAGGCCAGCGATGACGACGCTCCGAGCAACTCGAAGCAAAGGCACGCCTAA